From Nicotiana tabacum cultivar K326 chromosome 15, ASM71507v2, whole genome shotgun sequence, the proteins below share one genomic window:
- the LOC107793783 gene encoding putative sodium/metabolite cotransporter BASS5, chloroplastic, translated as MSLNSKFLLQQQQQYHQGFKILHQKSLPCFDQHPFVSFPKKWKCFHSGGNSRLLISRCISEKFSDSLGPSDSESLENLKQKENTLLTILKGANSFLPHVVLGSTILALIYPPSFTWFTNRYYSPALGFLMFAVGVNSSEKDFLEAFKKPAAIFAGYIGQFAVKPLLGYLFGTLAMTVFGLPTSLAAGIMLTSCVSGAQLSNYATFLTDPQMAPLSIVMTSLSTATAVFVTPILSLLLIGKKLPVDVKGMVSNILQIVVAPVAGGLLLNRFFPRICNAIRPLLPPLSVFVTALCVGAPLAINIESLVSPSGMSVLLLMIAFHLSAFILGYLLSGIAFHKAPDVKPLQRTLSYETGMQSSLLALALANKFFQDPLVGVPPAISVVIMSLMGFSLVMLWAKKKETVIG; from the exons atgagtcTCAATAGTAAATTTCTTcttcagcagcagcagcagtatcATCAAGGCTTCAAGATTCTGCATCAGAAATCTCTGCCTTGCTTTGACCAACACCCTTTTGTTTCTTTTCCCAAGAAATGGAAATGCTTCCACTCAG GTGGTAATTCAAGACTGTTAATTAGTAGATGTATCTCAGAAAAGTTCTCTGATTCGCTTGGGCCTAGTGACTCTGAATCACTTGAG AATCTGAAACAAAAAGAGAACACTCTTTTGACAATTTTGAAGGGAGCAAACTCTTTTCTGCCCCACGTGGTTCTTGGTAGCACAATTTTGGCTCTTATATATCCACCTTCTTTTACGTGGTTTACCAACAG GTACTATTCTCCTGCATTGGGGTTTTTAATGTTTGCAGTTGGAGTCAACTCAAGTGAAAAGGACTTTCTTGAAGCTTTCAAGAAACCAGCTGCAATTTTTGCTGGTTATATTGGTCAATTTGCTGTGAAGCCCCTGCTCGGGTATCTTTTCGGCACACTTGCAATGACCGTATTTGGTCTTCCAACTTCCTTAG CTGCAGGGATTATGTTGACCTCATGTGTTAGCGGAGCACAGCTGTCAAATTACGCTACTTTTCTAACTGATCCACAAATGGCCCCTCTTAGTATAGTGATGACATCATTATCAACAGCTACTGCTGTTTTTGTCACCCCTATTTTATCGTTATTGCTTATTGGGAAAAAGTTGCCTGTGGATGTTAAGGGAATGGTTTCCAACATACTGCAGATTGTCGTTGCACCTGTTGCTGGTGGACTGCTTCTGAATAG ATTCTTTCCGCGGATTTGTAATGCAATTCGGCCGCTGTTGCCTCCACTATCAGTTTTTGTGACTGCTCTTTGTGTTGGAGCTCCGCTTGCTATTAACATAGAGTCTCTCGTATCCCCATCTGGAATGTCTGTTTTGTTGCTTATGATTGCATTTCATTTGTCGGCGTTCATCTTAGGTTATTTACTTTCCGGCATAGCATTCCACAAAGCACCAGACGTCAAACCTCTACAAAGAACGCTGTCATATGAAACAG GCATGCAGAGCAGCCTTCTTGCCCTTGCTCTTGCAAATAAGTTTTTCCAAGATCCTCTTGTTGGTGTCCCTCCAGCTATATCA GTTGTGATCATGTCATTAATGGGCTTCTCTCTAGTAATGCTGTGGgctaagaagaaagaaactgTTATTGGGTGA
- the LOC107793784 gene encoding uncharacterized protein LOC107793784 yields MAVATSLSLSKLHLLPKQKQTQLTLSTQAPNFLFFSRKRAQFPAPIISIPSQNLKYNAAIVLGVTGLAFTVLNVGPASGSELALMGSSFQFNEPSNALSLHTWASHVSSVVEWVTAMALVWQYGEKSGYESWKGLSWAMVPLLGGALCACTWHFFYNSESLEVVVALQAALTAIGNATMCFAAFRIYRLSQKQSKEL; encoded by the exons ATGGCAGTTGCAACCTCATTATCTCTCTCAAAACTACACCTTCttccaaaacaaaaacaaacccaaTTGACCTTATCAACTCAAGCTCCaaactttctcttcttttcaagaAAAAGAGCCCAATTCCCAGCACCCATTATCAGTATTCCATCTCAGAACTTGAAATATAATGCTGCCATTGTTTTGGGTGTCACTGGACTTGCTTTTACAGTGTTAAATGTGGGACCTGCCTCTGGTTCTGAATTAGCTTTAATGGGTTCTTCATTCCAATTTAATGAACCCTCAAATGCTCTCTCATTACACACTTGGGCTAGTCATGTTTCTAGTGTTGTTGAGTG GGTAACTGCTATGGCTCTGGTTTGGCAATACGGGGAGAAATCAGGGTATGAATCTTGGAAGGGACTCTCCTGGGCTATG GTGCCCCTGCTCGGAGGAGCACTCTGCGCCTGCACTTGGCATTTCTTTTATAATTCGGAGTCTCTTGAG GTAGTAGTGGCTCTCCAAGCAGCTTTGACAGCAATTGGTAATGCCACAATGTGCTTTGCAGCATTCCGGATATACAGATTATCACAGAAGCAGTCAAAAGAGCTGTGA